In a genomic window of Tripterygium wilfordii isolate XIE 37 chromosome 8, ASM1340144v1, whole genome shotgun sequence:
- the LOC120003739 gene encoding putative pentatricopeptide repeat-containing protein At1g64310 has protein sequence MIKLLPEISQSYQTPSRTKILHALITKTHLSRDPFYATKLVRFYAMNDDIVSARNLFEKTPQRTVFLWNAIIRAYAQAQKFDDAISLFIRMAKTNTKPDNFTYACLIRACYENSDLDGLRVLHGGVTVYGLGSDFISCSALVTAYSKLGLVDEASKVFYGTFELDLVLWNSMISGHGCCGFWDKGLELFNKMRSLGKQPDGFTLVGLISGLICPSLLPIGQGIHGFCLKSGIESNSHVGSALVSLYSRFKCMSSAHNVLSSLCQPDLVTWSALITGYSQSGDYLQALLLFRSLNMEGKKADHILISSVLTAAAQITNVRPGIEIHGSVFRHGLQSNIMVSSALIDMYSKCGFLGLGIRVFEAMPEKNVVSYNSVISGLGLHGLASQAFKMWEDLISKGLKPDESTFSALLCACCHAGLVNDGWELFKRMKDEFCIQVRNEHYVLMVKLLGMAGKLEEAYDLVLSLPKPVDSGIWGALLSCCDVHGNSELGEIVAQHIFDNEPKKGAYRVMLSNIYAGEGRWNDVKQLRDDITDGGQRKVPGVSWIDGYGY, from the coding sequence ATGATCAAGTTATTGCCAGAGATCTCACAGTCCTACCAGACGCCATCAAGAACCAAAATACTGCATGCGTTAATCACCAAGACCCACCTCTCCCGTGACCCATTTTATGCTACAAAACTCGTGCGATTCTATGCTATGAACGATGACATTGTCTCTGCTCGCAACCTGTTCGAGAAAACTCCTCAACGGACCGTCTTCCTTTGGAATGCCATTATTCGAGCCTACGCGCAGGCCCAAAAGTTTGATGATGCTATTTCACTGTTTATAAGGATGGCTAAAACTAATACAAAACCTGACAACTTCACGTATGCCTGCCTTATACGGGCATGCTATGAGAATTCTGACTTAGATGGGCTCAGAGTTTTACATGGTGGAGTTACAGTTTATGGGTTAGGATCAGATTTCATCTCTTGCAGTGCACTTGTCACTGCTTATTCAAAACTAGGCCTTGTTGATGAAGCTAGTAAAGTGTTCTATGGGACGTTTGAGTTGGATTTGGTTTTGTGGAATTCAATGATTTCTGGTCATGGCTGTTGTGGATTCTGGGACAAAGGGTTAGAACTGTTCAATAAAATGAGAAGTTTGGGTAAGCAGCCTGACGGTTTCACTTTGGTGGGATTGATATCAGGTTTAATATGTCCCAGCTTGCTGCCAATCGGCCAAGGAATTCACGGTTTTTGCTTGAAAAGTGGTATTGAATCTAACTCTCATGTAGGTAGTGCACTTGTGAGCTTATATTCCAGATTTAAGTGCATGAGTTCTGCACATAACGTTCTTAGTAGCTTATGTCAACCTGATTTAGTCACATGGTCTGCTCTTATTACTGGTTATTCTCAGTCTGGAGACTACTTGCAGGCTTTGCTTCTCTTTAGGAGTTTAAATATGGAAGGTAAGAAGGCAGATCACATATTGATTTCCAGTGTTTTGACTGCTGCTGCTCAGATAACAAATGTCAGGCCTGGTATTGAGATTCATGGTTCTGTTTTTCGACATGGACTTCAATCAAACATCATGGTTTCTTCTGCTCTCATTGACATGTACTCAAAGTGTGGTTTTTTGGGCTTGGGGATTCGTGTATTTGAGGCTATGCCAGAGAAGAATGTTGTTTCTTATAATTCAGTTATTTCAGGTCTTGGTTTGCACGGACTTGCCTCCCAGGCTTTCAAAATGTGGGAGGACCTAATAAGTAAAGGGCTAAAGCCCGATGAATCCACTTTCTCTGCTCTCCTTTGTGCTTGCTGCCATGCTGGCCTTGTTAACGACGGTTGGGAACTTTTTAAGAGGATGAAAGATGAGTTCTGCATCCAAGTTAGAAATGAACATTATGTTTTAATGGTTAAGCTTCTTGGTATGGCTGGAAAGTTGGAAGAGGCATATGATCTTGTCCTGTCTTTGCCCAAACCTGTGGACTCTGGCATCTGGGGAGCGCTTTTATCATGTTGTGATGTCCATGGGAATTCTGAGCTGGGAGAAATTGTAGCCCAGCATATTTTTGATAATGAGCCAAAAAAGGGAGCCTATAGGGTTATGCTTTCGAATATATATGCTGGTGAAGGGAGATGGAATGATGTGAAGCAGTTGAGAGATGATATAACAGATGGAGGACAAAGGAAAGTTCCTGGGGTCAGCTGGATTGATGGCTATGGCTATTGA
- the LOC120004219 gene encoding putative disease resistance RPP13-like protein 2 yields the protein MNDLKLPTAYQGDKEDNSIFVHKEWRKYCLLYCCIFPENHWISRRRMVRLLVAEGLVQEKAGEVMEDVAKEYINQFVNKGMLQLKEEEANREMKLKVPSMHHKFLLSENLIFTITNADSILPKTARRISNYTDIVKIASNVEELQPRYFCLEITAPPDGNSLDFQWAKFLRMLDLEDSGPKSLPDEIGNLIHMTYLGLKGTDIDQLPPKVGNLQYLQTLDIRRCRNFAELSTEVLKLAGLRSLKMFITFNGGGKKPPAGLSGWKNLQTLTGTHPGDTVATELGNLIRLRRLGLMDAAEENANEPFASIMKMQSLLSLSFEAKHSFNTQRIVLLESFSPPSFLRKLH from the exons ATGAATGACCTCAAACTTCCAACTGCATATCAAGGAGACAAGGAAGACAATAGCATTTTTGTTCACAAGGAATGGAGAAAG TATTGTTTGCTGTACTGTTGCATCTTCCCTGAGAATCACTGGATATCAAGAAGGAGAATGGTCCGGTTATTGGTAGCTGAGGGTCTGGTGCAAGAAAAGGCAGGCGAAGTTATGGAAGATGTAGCTAAAGAATATATAAACCAATTTGTAAACAAGGGAATGCTTCAGCTTAAGGAAGAAGAAGCAAACAGAGAGATGAAACTCAAGGTGCCTTCTATGCATCACAAGTTCCTTCTCagtgaaaatctcatttttacAATTACCAATGCAGATTCTATTCTCCCCAAAACTGCTCGCCGCATTTCAAACTACACAGACATTGTAAAGATAGCCTCCAATGTAGAAGAGCTTCAACCTCGGTATTTTTGTTTGGAAATCACGGCACCTCCAGATGGTAATTCGTTGGATTTTCAATGGGCAAAATTTTTGCGGATGCTAGATCTTGAAGACAGCGGGCCAAAAAGCTTACCAGATGAAATAGGAAACCTGATCCACATGACCTATCTTGGCTTGAAAGGAACTGACATTGACCAGCTTCCACCAAAAGTTGGTAATTTACAATATCTACAAACCTTGGACATCAGAAGGTGTAGGAACTTCGCAGAATTATCAACTGAAGTCCTGAAACTTGCAGGACTGAGAAGCCTCAAAATGTTCATAACATTCAATGGAGGAGGGAAAAAGCCACCAGCAGGGTTAAGTGGATGGAAAAACCTCCAGACACTCACTGGAACACACCCTGGTGATACTGTTGCAACAGAATTAGGCAACTTGATTCGGCTCAGGAGGCTGGGATTGATGGACGCGGCCGAAGAGAATGCCAATGAGCCATTTGCCTCCATTATGAAGATGCAGAGTCTTCTGAGTTTGTCCTTTGAAGCAAAACATTCTTTCAACACACAGAGAATTGTCCTCTTGGAGTCATTCTCACCTCCATCATTTCTTAGGAAACTTCACTAG